The following proteins are encoded in a genomic region of Liolophura sinensis isolate JHLJ2023 chromosome 7, CUHK_Ljap_v2, whole genome shotgun sequence:
- the LOC135470342 gene encoding protein CFAP20DC-like isoform X2 yields MSKSAGFAFQGGPFVEVFTPQGKDPTANWKVTGSVRKIFEKEVKSYIYVLEGVPTTTKIQLPKDSKSTVTLVQRFLVLQIYLAKGQDFNFELGLTDLGKNKRRVLFSTSQRDIQTTPLHAKIPLSIVKRGIWLNLCFDLTSVVSDTWKGQTFRSVENLTISANCKLRRVFTMKVSPQDTTEDDVPYESNTFEVDMIPRQCQLATDIQQLTQVFTVGKLKALERQKAGGESSSRLGSVLELDLNASGRRSVLTETNSYRRAFGSKVPASIQRKSGKDNLSSSRSSRSNTSRVDESLSMKNSFAGHESVFDVRDSTASERISAVPLTAERAKSELPFSQPHPPREPSKDRQRRRIRVKGQGTDSQANGMIKDGGKRREASSSSSSISRPVSNTVTSGEEEANSSNNSKFSSDGDLDDTVSREPATEDKGLQTPRYRERRLNADTRDSGVGPFVPEIQSPRKDVTDTEPLDDSMSDVIRVLKQQVEAMTSDDSETDDNSGVGEYVESDEAEENGVYMFVSPPKSAPRRNISPSQEDSFNSQTRKTSTKSSSIRNLSSNLSLRGARLEADFMDSQSSEEEEDGQTRTKPSSRSQSGKSSAGRNRQHESGVGSKLGDGPHTQAITMSRSPGAIPHLALPGEYSPDNYRVPGEGTATGSPRLNGSVGTSSMSRMSRKSLREIPRTDARLSLAKTSESSKAYDHTKYQVIEDLSESYEANMLASLKRQQDEETDTMDVGGSRPLLNHSPRGIIQGLGQVSVHHPMMHIEESPTTTSDDDTSLSTWKAPAPGQLVHNYQEEMRYPHSRLSSDTLTSSNPRDWSGVFSPPILLPGDPGTINSSTSDSDHLSKTSPRKPVKDASPRESQIADGSKTTHLGMSVINNDVAQASISVQEEELDLLYDPCLNCYFDPHTCKYYELI; encoded by the exons ATGTCGAAATCAGCTGGCTTTGCATTTCAG GGTGGCCCTTTTGTAGAGGTCTTCACCCCACAAGGCAAGGACCCCACTGCCAACTGGAAGGTTACTGGCTCAGTGCGAAAG ATTTTTGAGAAGGAagtaaaaagttatatatatgttCTGGAAGGTGTTCCAACAACTACAAAAATACAGCTTCCAAAGGATTCCAAAAGCACAG TCACGCTTGTGCAGAGGTTTTTAGTCCTTCAGATCTACTTGGCTAAGGGACAGGACTTCAATTTTGAATTAGG TCTCACTGATTTGGGGAAGAACAAAAGACGAGTGTTATTCTCTACATCACAGAGGGACATTCAGACAACACCTTTACATGCAAAGATTCCACTCAGTATTGTTAAGAGAGGCATT TGGTTAAACCTGTGCTTTGATCTCACCTCTGTGGTTTCGGACACGTGGAAAGGCCAGACATTCCGGTCTGTCGAGAACCTTACGATTTCTGCAAATTGCAAACTGAGGAGAGTCTTCACGATGAAGGTGTCTCCTCAAGATACCACCGAAGATGACG TGCCTTATGAATCAAACACATTTGAGGTAGACATGATCCCCAGACAGTGTCAGCTGGCCACTGACATACAGCAGCTCACACAG GTCTTCACTGTGGGAAAATTGAAAGCTCTTGAACGACAGAAAGCAGGGGGAGAAAGTTCAAGTCGACTTGGATCTGTACTGGAATTAg ATTTGAATGCCAGCGGTAGGCGATCTGTGTTAACAGAAACAAACTCCTATAGAAGAGCCTTTGGCTCCAAAGTTCCTGCATCAATACAACGAAAATCTGGAAAGGAC AATCTCTCCAGCAGTCGCAGTTCCAGGTCTAATACATCCAGGGTGGATG agTCTTTATCTATGAAGAACAGTTTTGCTGGCCATGAGAGTGTTTTTGATGTGCGTGACAGCACTGCAAGTGAAAGAATCTCAGCTGTCCCATTGACTG CTGAAAGAGCCAAGAGTGAGCTTCCCTTTTCTCAGCCTCACCCACCGAGAGAGCCATCAAAGGACAGACAGAGGCGGAGAATTAGGGTCAAAGGTCAGGGCACAGACAGCCAAGCAAATGGAATGATAAAAG ACGGTGGTAAGAGAAGAGAGGCATCATCCTCATCATCATCCATCAGCAGACCTGTATCAAACACTGTAACATCAGGAGAAGAGGAAgcaaacagcagcaacaacagcaaGTTTTCTTCAGATGGCGATCTCGATGACACTGTAAGCAGAGAGCCTGCTACAGAGGACAAGGGACTCCAAACCCCTCGCTATAGAGAGAGACGATTAAATGCTGATACAAGAGACTCAGGTGTAGGTCCTTTCGTCCCAGAAATCCAGTCCCCAAGGAAAG ATGTCACTGATACAGAGCCCTTAGACGATTCAATGTCAGATGTCATTCGTGTTCTGAAACAACAGGTAGAGGCCATGACCTCAGATGACAGTGAGACTGATGACAACAGCGGTGTTGGAGAATATGTGGAGAGTGATGA GGCTGAGGAGAATGgtgtttatatgtttgtttcTCCTCCCAAATCTGCACCTCGTAGAAACATCTCTCCAAGCCAAGAGGACAGTTTTAACAGCCAG ACCAGAAAAACCTCAACCAAGTCCTCCAGTATACGAAACTTGAGTAGCAACTTGTCTCTGCGAGGAGCAAGACTTGAAGCGGACTTTATGGACAGTCAGAGTAGCGAGGAGGAAGAAGATGGTCAAACGAGGACAAAACCATCTTCCCGCTCCCAGAGTGGGAAATCTAGTGCTGGAAGGAACCGGCAGCATGAGAGTGGTGTCGGGAGCAAACTAGGGGACGGTCCCCACACTCAGGCCATCACGATGAGCAGGTCTCCAGGGGCAATACCCCACCTGGCATTGCCTGGGGAGTATAGCCCGGATAACTACAGAGTCCCTGGAGAAGGAACTGCCACAGGGAGTCCACGCCTCAATGGCAGTGTAGGGACCAGCAGCATGTCACGTATGAGTCGCAAGTCTCTTCGGGAAATCCCTCGAACTGATGCTCGGCTTTCACTAGCGAAAACCTCAGAG AGTTCCAAGGCCTATGATCACACAAAGTACCAGGTGATTGAGGATTTGTCAGAGTCTTACGAGGCAAACATGCTTGCCAGTCTTAAGCGACAGCAGGACGAGGAGACAGACACGATGGATGTGGGCGGGTCAAGACCACTCCTTAACCACAGTCCCCGTGGTATAATTCAGGGACTCGGCCAAGTCTCAGTCCATCACCCAATGATGCACATTGAGGAGTCCCCAACAACAACTAGTGATGATGACACCAGCTTAAGTACCTGGAAAGCCCCT GCTCCAGGGCAGCTGGTACACAATTACCAGGAAGAAATGAGATATCCACATTCGAGGCTCAGTAGTGACACACTCACCTCTTCAAATCCCAG GGACTGGAGTGGTGTCTTTAGTCCACCCATACTTCTGCCAGGGGACCCAGGCACAATAAATTCAAGCACATCAGATTCAGACCATCTCAGCAAGACCTCCCCACGGAAACCTGTGAAAG ATGCCTCTCCAAGAGAAAGCCAGATTGCTGATGGTTCCAAAACAACACATTTGGGGATGTCCGTCATAAATAATGATGTGGCACAGGCGAGCATCTCAGTCCAAGAAGAGGAGTTAGATTTGCTTTATGATCCATGTCTCAATTGTTACTTTGATCCTCATACCTGTAAATATTATGAACTTATTTAA
- the LOC135470342 gene encoding protein CFAP20DC-like isoform X1, translating to MSKSAGFAFQGGPFVEVFTPQGKDPTANWKVTGSVRKIFEKEVKSYIYVLEGVPTTTKIQLPKDSKSTVTLVQRFLVLQIYLAKGQDFNFELGLTDLGKNKRRVLFSTSQRDIQTTPLHAKIPLSIVKRGIWLNLCFDLTSVVSDTWKGQTFRSVENLTISANCKLRRVFTMKVSPQDTTEDDVPYESNTFEVDMIPRQCQLATDIQQLTQVFTVGKLKALERQKAGGESSSRLGSVLELDLNASGRRSVLTETNSYRRAFGSKVPASIQRKSGKDNLSSSRSSRSNTSRVDESLSMKNSFAGHESVFDVRDSTASERISAVPLTGKSVQSSVPDQSKSDTAAMAAHQVHSERMSSSKSERAKSELPFSQPHPPREPSKDRQRRRIRVKGQGTDSQANGMIKDGGKRREASSSSSSISRPVSNTVTSGEEEANSSNNSKFSSDGDLDDTVSREPATEDKGLQTPRYRERRLNADTRDSGVGPFVPEIQSPRKDVTDTEPLDDSMSDVIRVLKQQVEAMTSDDSETDDNSGVGEYVESDEAEENGVYMFVSPPKSAPRRNISPSQEDSFNSQTRKTSTKSSSIRNLSSNLSLRGARLEADFMDSQSSEEEEDGQTRTKPSSRSQSGKSSAGRNRQHESGVGSKLGDGPHTQAITMSRSPGAIPHLALPGEYSPDNYRVPGEGTATGSPRLNGSVGTSSMSRMSRKSLREIPRTDARLSLAKTSESSKAYDHTKYQVIEDLSESYEANMLASLKRQQDEETDTMDVGGSRPLLNHSPRGIIQGLGQVSVHHPMMHIEESPTTTSDDDTSLSTWKAPAPGQLVHNYQEEMRYPHSRLSSDTLTSSNPRDWSGVFSPPILLPGDPGTINSSTSDSDHLSKTSPRKPVKDASPRESQIADGSKTTHLGMSVINNDVAQASISVQEEELDLLYDPCLNCYFDPHTCKYYELI from the exons ATGTCGAAATCAGCTGGCTTTGCATTTCAG GGTGGCCCTTTTGTAGAGGTCTTCACCCCACAAGGCAAGGACCCCACTGCCAACTGGAAGGTTACTGGCTCAGTGCGAAAG ATTTTTGAGAAGGAagtaaaaagttatatatatgttCTGGAAGGTGTTCCAACAACTACAAAAATACAGCTTCCAAAGGATTCCAAAAGCACAG TCACGCTTGTGCAGAGGTTTTTAGTCCTTCAGATCTACTTGGCTAAGGGACAGGACTTCAATTTTGAATTAGG TCTCACTGATTTGGGGAAGAACAAAAGACGAGTGTTATTCTCTACATCACAGAGGGACATTCAGACAACACCTTTACATGCAAAGATTCCACTCAGTATTGTTAAGAGAGGCATT TGGTTAAACCTGTGCTTTGATCTCACCTCTGTGGTTTCGGACACGTGGAAAGGCCAGACATTCCGGTCTGTCGAGAACCTTACGATTTCTGCAAATTGCAAACTGAGGAGAGTCTTCACGATGAAGGTGTCTCCTCAAGATACCACCGAAGATGACG TGCCTTATGAATCAAACACATTTGAGGTAGACATGATCCCCAGACAGTGTCAGCTGGCCACTGACATACAGCAGCTCACACAG GTCTTCACTGTGGGAAAATTGAAAGCTCTTGAACGACAGAAAGCAGGGGGAGAAAGTTCAAGTCGACTTGGATCTGTACTGGAATTAg ATTTGAATGCCAGCGGTAGGCGATCTGTGTTAACAGAAACAAACTCCTATAGAAGAGCCTTTGGCTCCAAAGTTCCTGCATCAATACAACGAAAATCTGGAAAGGAC AATCTCTCCAGCAGTCGCAGTTCCAGGTCTAATACATCCAGGGTGGATG agTCTTTATCTATGAAGAACAGTTTTGCTGGCCATGAGAGTGTTTTTGATGTGCGTGACAGCACTGCAAGTGAAAGAATCTCAGCTGTCCCATTGACTGGTAAATCAGTCCAGTCTTCAGTGCCTGACCAATCAAAATCTGACACAGCTGCCATGGCTGCCCACCAGGTTCATTCTGAGCGAATGAGCTCATCAAAAT CTGAAAGAGCCAAGAGTGAGCTTCCCTTTTCTCAGCCTCACCCACCGAGAGAGCCATCAAAGGACAGACAGAGGCGGAGAATTAGGGTCAAAGGTCAGGGCACAGACAGCCAAGCAAATGGAATGATAAAAG ACGGTGGTAAGAGAAGAGAGGCATCATCCTCATCATCATCCATCAGCAGACCTGTATCAAACACTGTAACATCAGGAGAAGAGGAAgcaaacagcagcaacaacagcaaGTTTTCTTCAGATGGCGATCTCGATGACACTGTAAGCAGAGAGCCTGCTACAGAGGACAAGGGACTCCAAACCCCTCGCTATAGAGAGAGACGATTAAATGCTGATACAAGAGACTCAGGTGTAGGTCCTTTCGTCCCAGAAATCCAGTCCCCAAGGAAAG ATGTCACTGATACAGAGCCCTTAGACGATTCAATGTCAGATGTCATTCGTGTTCTGAAACAACAGGTAGAGGCCATGACCTCAGATGACAGTGAGACTGATGACAACAGCGGTGTTGGAGAATATGTGGAGAGTGATGA GGCTGAGGAGAATGgtgtttatatgtttgtttcTCCTCCCAAATCTGCACCTCGTAGAAACATCTCTCCAAGCCAAGAGGACAGTTTTAACAGCCAG ACCAGAAAAACCTCAACCAAGTCCTCCAGTATACGAAACTTGAGTAGCAACTTGTCTCTGCGAGGAGCAAGACTTGAAGCGGACTTTATGGACAGTCAGAGTAGCGAGGAGGAAGAAGATGGTCAAACGAGGACAAAACCATCTTCCCGCTCCCAGAGTGGGAAATCTAGTGCTGGAAGGAACCGGCAGCATGAGAGTGGTGTCGGGAGCAAACTAGGGGACGGTCCCCACACTCAGGCCATCACGATGAGCAGGTCTCCAGGGGCAATACCCCACCTGGCATTGCCTGGGGAGTATAGCCCGGATAACTACAGAGTCCCTGGAGAAGGAACTGCCACAGGGAGTCCACGCCTCAATGGCAGTGTAGGGACCAGCAGCATGTCACGTATGAGTCGCAAGTCTCTTCGGGAAATCCCTCGAACTGATGCTCGGCTTTCACTAGCGAAAACCTCAGAG AGTTCCAAGGCCTATGATCACACAAAGTACCAGGTGATTGAGGATTTGTCAGAGTCTTACGAGGCAAACATGCTTGCCAGTCTTAAGCGACAGCAGGACGAGGAGACAGACACGATGGATGTGGGCGGGTCAAGACCACTCCTTAACCACAGTCCCCGTGGTATAATTCAGGGACTCGGCCAAGTCTCAGTCCATCACCCAATGATGCACATTGAGGAGTCCCCAACAACAACTAGTGATGATGACACCAGCTTAAGTACCTGGAAAGCCCCT GCTCCAGGGCAGCTGGTACACAATTACCAGGAAGAAATGAGATATCCACATTCGAGGCTCAGTAGTGACACACTCACCTCTTCAAATCCCAG GGACTGGAGTGGTGTCTTTAGTCCACCCATACTTCTGCCAGGGGACCCAGGCACAATAAATTCAAGCACATCAGATTCAGACCATCTCAGCAAGACCTCCCCACGGAAACCTGTGAAAG ATGCCTCTCCAAGAGAAAGCCAGATTGCTGATGGTTCCAAAACAACACATTTGGGGATGTCCGTCATAAATAATGATGTGGCACAGGCGAGCATCTCAGTCCAAGAAGAGGAGTTAGATTTGCTTTATGATCCATGTCTCAATTGTTACTTTGATCCTCATACCTGTAAATATTATGAACTTATTTAA
- the LOC135470971 gene encoding uncharacterized protein LOC135470971, whose product MFESVWVVATVLVTVRFTTGVPACSQNEDVCKFTLVIEAKLTMMWGKELTYPHNGSLYKYDVVDPANATPVPTEEVIQADGWESPRLVLVFNGSLPGPAIEVYEHQTVMVHVVNKLHNDGVTVHWHGVHQVGTPFMDGVAFVSQCPILPGEKFTYLFEASPKGTLWYHSHMGSQRTMGLYGPLIVHERHPTEPKYEELIWTVSDWNHEYDSEVGFYKMVYGIYEGRTKYQGTRSLDGSFFSWFQYHSGLLNGRGRFYDPQTGTHNDAPLTSFTVVQGRMYRVRLINAGGLFPFRISIDGHLISIIASDGYYLEPVLAESIIINPGERFDFIIVANQSVGNYWIRGVTLEAGYNHTLEGILHYKGASDHGDPVTHRHNCTSSQPCVVVNCPFSSYPKEKNTVCISFDQLKSSDVVDTPLVEKDSFEEKFLNFAFPGYRWTPGSINGRAFEQPTVTAISGQKATDTSCQMEECGEEKICKCTWALQLTHGKTYQFVFLNMGKGKGWSHPIHMHGHSFYVLKMGYGRYDQITGMQIGDNLDVDCRGNADRQKSFCNNATWQYPAWLNGNVPGLEISRPPRKDTLIVPTGGYAVVRIRADNPGLWMMHCHIQTHNLDGMAMILNESFSQISELHGQFPPCSAYEYFNDDEVNELDQVDTRENSGVSQTVTSLCTEYIFVCVKWVYNVLHAIHYVCSNCYSFGIFWAVVGCLICVSVFLLTILAVYVYLDQKRRENPYAEARRPRRFPLDTHLQQLDKDHNGLNCHMSMYDNGTQNGLSRSNGVRPGRSLNGNHVHQV is encoded by the exons ATGTTTGAGTCAGTCTGGGTTGTGGCAACAGTGTTGGTGACAGTTCGGTTCACTACAGGGGTACCTGCCTGCAGCCAGAACGAAGACGTTTGTAAATTCACTCTAGTCATCGAGGCGAAGCTGACCATGATGTGGGGAAAGGAGCTTACTTATCCTCATAACGGAAGCTTGTATAAGTATGACGTTGTAGACCCAGCCAATGCCACTCCGGTGCCGACTGAAGAGGTCATCCAAGCCGATGGGTGGGAAAGTCCAAGATTGGTGTTGGTGTTTAACGGATCTCTACCAGGCCCTGCTATTGAGGTATACGAGCACCAGACTGTCATGGTGCATGTCGTCAATAAACTACATAACGACGGGGTTACCGTTCATTGGCACGGGGTCCACCAAGTAGGGACCCCTTTCATGGATGGCGTTGCTTTTGTGTCACAGTGTCCAATTTTACCTGGGGAAAAGTTCACTTACTTGTTTGAGGCTTCCCCGAAGGGCACCCTGTGGTACCACTCTCACATGGGAAGCCAGCGCACAATGGGGCTATATGGACCTCTTATTGTCCACGAGCGACATCCCACGGAACCGAAATACGAAGAGCTGATATGGACGGTCAGTGATTGGAACCACGAGTACGATTCTGAAGTAGGCTTTTACAAAATGGTCTATGGTATATACGAAGGACGTACTAAGTACCAGGGTACTCGGTCCCTGGATGGGTCGTTCTTTAGCTGGTTTCAGTACCACTCAGGACTCCTGAATGGCAGAGGCCGGTTTTATGACCCACAGACTGGCACCCATAATGACGCTCCTTTGACCAGTTTTACAGTGGTCCAAGGGCGAATGTATCGGGTACGGCTTATAAATGCGGGAGGACTATTCCCGTTCAGGATTTCCATTGACGGCCATTTGATTTCGATCATAGCCTCAGACGGATATTACCTGGAACCAGTGCTGGCCGAATCCATTATAATAAACCCAGGTGAGAGGTTTGACTTTATTATCGTTGCTAACCAGTCAGTAGGAAATTACTGGATACGGGGAGTTACCCTTGAAGCAGGATATAACCACACACTGGAGGGCATTCTCCACTACAAAGGAGCTTCGGATCATGGAGACCCTGTGACACACCGACACAATTGTACCTCTAGTCAGCCATGTGTGGTTGTCAACTGCCCATTCAGTTCATAcccgaaagaaaaaaatacagtgtgtaTTTCCTTCGATCAGCTTAAATCCAGTGACGTCGTCGACACACCACTGGTAGAGAAAGACTCCTTCGAGGAGAAGTTCTTGAACTTTGCATTTCCGGGTTATAGATGGACGCCTGGCTCTATTAACGGTAGGGCGTTTGAACAGCCAACTGTGACCGCCATATCTGGCCAAAAAGCTACGGACACCTCATGCCAAATGGAGGAATGTGGCGAGGAAAAGATCTGCAAATGCACGTGGGCTCTTCAACTGACCCACGGTAAAACGTAccaatttgtttttctcaacATGGGTAAAGGAAAAGGGTGGTCTCATCCGATTCACATGCACGGACACTCGTTTTACGTTCTGAAGATGGGCTATGGGCGTTATGATCAAATTACGGGAATGCAAATCGGAGACAATCTGGATGTGGACTGTCGTGGCAATGCCGACCGACAGAAAAGTTTCTGCAACAATGCCACGTGGCAGTACCCCGCGTGGCTGAATGGAAATGTCCCGGGCCTGGAAATATCCCGACCTCCTCGCAAGGACACTCTCATTGTACCTACAGGAGGATACGCTGTTGTGAGAATAAGGGCAGACAACCCAGGTCTATGGATGATGCATTGCCACATCCAAACTCATAATCTTGACGGAATGGCTATGATCCTTAACGAATCCTTTAGTCAGATATCTGAACTTCACGGACAATTTCCTCCCTGCAGTGCctatgaatattttaatgatgatgAGGTGAATGAATTGGACCAAGTGGACACCAGAGAAAATTCTGGCGTATCTCAAACAGTGACGTCGTTATGTACAG AATACATATTTGTCTGTGTCAAGTGGGTGTACAATGTACTCCATGCTATTCACTATGTCTGCAGCAATT GTTATTCCTTTGGAATTTTCTGGGCTGTTGTGGGCTGTCTTATCTGTGTGTCGGTATTTCTACTCACCATACTTGCGGTTTATGTGTACTTGGACCAAAAGCGACGAGAAAATCCTTACGCGGAGGCGAGGAGACCCCGCAGATTCCCACTAGACACACATCTGCAACAATTAGACAAGGACCATAATGGGCTGAATTGCCATATGAGCATGTACGATAACGGGACCCAAAATGGACTAAGTCGTAGTAACGGGGTTCGGCCTGGCCGAAGTCTAAACGGCAACCACGTTCATCAGGTATGA